TCCACTGTCTCTCAAAATTAACTTTCTCATTCCCTCCTCCAACCTCCTCAACTGGTTAATAAGTTCTTCTATGTGAAATGAAAGCATgcgtctttctttttttttttttttttcatttaaccacAAGCCAATCTTATTTAAATCAGGACTGTCCAAGAGAAACCTTCTATCAGCCACTCATGATCTGAATTCTGGTCAATGAGATCAATTTAAATATggtacacataaaaaaaaaaagtcatgagacatttttgttttgtaataaataaGGCGATAGCCAACTATTACTTCTTAGTAGCTTTTTTGAGATAAGCTATTAAGTCTGCTCTTTCCCCTGTCTTCTTAATGCCAGCGAAGATCATTTTTGTTCCAGGGATGTACTTCTTGGGATTCTCCAAATACTCCATCAGGGTCTCCTCTCCCCAGGTGATGCCTTTGTTCTTGTTGGCATCCGTGTAAGAAAATCCAGGGGCCTGACCGGTCTTCCGCCCAAATAAACCGTGGAGGTTTGGCCCAGTCTTGTGCTTGCCTCCCTTTTCCACAGTATGGCACTGCGCACACTTCTGAACAAAAATCTTCTTGCCCTTCTCAACATCACCCATTTTTCAATCGCCTTTCTGTCGCGCGCGCGAAACGAAGAAGCCCGCTCGCAAGCCGGACGTCCCGCTCTCTAGCATGCGTCTTTCTACTTAACAGTGGACGGCTGTTTTCCTTTCAGAGGACAGTAGCAGAGTAAACCCTGTCCCATGTGACCCTGTTTTTACCCATGTAGGACAGAAGGAAGCATCTCGCTGCTGCGCTGGAGCAGGCCATGCAGACTTATCCT
This genomic interval from Vulpes lagopus strain Blue_001 chromosome 21, ASM1834538v1, whole genome shotgun sequence contains the following:
- the LOC121480404 gene encoding cytochrome c-like, coding for MGDVEKGKKIFVQKCAQCHTVEKGGKHKTGPNLHGLFGRKTGQAPGFSYTDANKNKGITWGEETLMEYLENPKKYIPGTKMIFAGIKKTGERADLIAYLKKATKK